The Pseudofrankia inefficax genome window below encodes:
- the ppk2 gene encoding polyphosphate kinase 2 encodes MGADKAEKAGEAAGTPTRLSKADADAELARLQIELVRMQEWIVHSGQRVVVVLEGRDTAGKGGTIKRITERLNPRHYRVVALTTPTERERGQWYFQRYVTHLPAAGEIVFFDRSWYNRAGVEHVMGFCTDDEYEDFLRTCPQLERAWVRSGILLLKYWLSVSDEEQERRFHARMKDPAKRWKLSEMDLEARAHWVDYAEAKDEMFAYTDLRDTPWFVVDADDKRTARLNLIAHLLSQVPYQEVPRPPVRLPPRQQRAYKRPPIDSQTWVPQRYTVD; translated from the coding sequence TTGGGCGCGGACAAGGCGGAGAAGGCCGGCGAGGCTGCCGGGACGCCGACCCGGCTGTCGAAGGCGGACGCCGACGCGGAGCTCGCCCGGCTGCAGATCGAGCTGGTCCGGATGCAGGAGTGGATCGTGCATTCCGGGCAGCGCGTCGTCGTGGTCCTGGAAGGCCGGGACACCGCGGGCAAGGGCGGCACCATCAAGCGGATCACCGAGCGGCTCAACCCGCGGCACTACCGGGTCGTCGCGCTCACCACGCCGACCGAGCGGGAGCGCGGCCAGTGGTACTTCCAGCGCTACGTCACGCATCTTCCCGCCGCCGGCGAGATCGTGTTCTTCGACCGCAGCTGGTACAACCGCGCCGGCGTCGAGCACGTGATGGGCTTCTGCACGGACGACGAGTACGAGGACTTCCTGCGTACCTGCCCGCAGCTGGAGCGGGCCTGGGTCCGGTCCGGGATCCTGCTGCTCAAGTACTGGCTGTCGGTCAGCGACGAGGAGCAGGAACGCCGGTTCCACGCCCGGATGAAGGATCCCGCCAAGCGCTGGAAGCTGTCAGAGATGGATCTTGAGGCGCGCGCCCACTGGGTCGACTACGCCGAGGCGAAGGACGAGATGTTCGCCTACACCGACCTGCGGGACACGCCGTGGTTCGTGGTCGACGCCGACGACAAGCGCACCGCGCGGCTGAACCTCATCGCCCACCTGCTCTCTCAGGTGCCCTACCAGGAGGTGCCGCGCCCGCCGGTGCGGCTGCCGCCGCGTCAGCAGCGGGCCTACAAGCGTCCGCCCATCGACAGCCAGACCTGGGTTCCCCAGCGCTACACGGTGGACTGA